The DNA segment ACTTGTTGCTATGTTCTGCATGACTTTGGACAATTCGGTCTGAACACTTCGTCTCTTCACCGATGACACATGACGATTTAAGATCTTCAAAACCTGATTAACCTCCACTGCATTTTGCTGGGTTGCTGGATTCAGGCTCTCTACGTCTGACTGAGTTTGAGCTTTGCTCTTAACATTATCAGGCTCACTTTGTTTGTCATTAATAACTTGTGGTGACACCACTTCAATGACAACATCATCTTCTAAGTAAacacagaaataaaaacatttatgagAATGTTTTGGCCACTCAGTGCTTGGTAGGAATGATTATGTTATCATGAAATAACAACAAGTGATGTCACTAAACTTATTAACCATTTCCACTTGTTTGAGCTCACCAGggtctttgttttcttttttggtaaATTCAAACTTGTCCTTTTTCTTCATGGGTGGAGTAAGAGAATTTCTTTTACAGTGCTTCCTTGATTTTAATATAGAGACAGgagttttgattaaaattggTCGTTCAGGCGACTTGTTGGCAGGAGAATCTTGTAAAAAATGAGCAGCcaaatttttctgtaaaaaagaCATGTTGACAAAGTTTGTAAGCACAAAATTTAGTTTATTCTCGAGTTTTTGTTCTGTGTTAAGGTAACGCAAAAACATACGAGGTCTATCCAAAATGTATTCTACCTTACACCAAAAATAATGTTACGCCAGCAAATTTGTTTGGGCACATAGTGATGTTACTAATAATGTGCacacataaaaatttgaagCAATAAGTTGACTCTTATAGTGCatgtttgttgattttttgctCACAAGCATGACAGGACGCTTGGAACAAACATACGGTATCAAGTTCAGCCAAACGTTGGGCAATAATCAAACCGAAACAAGTTTTTGAAGATGCacgttttaaaaatagttGTCAGGAGAGTGAGACACACTCTAGCAGGCCATCCACAAGCCGAAACGAGAAAGTGATTGCGAAGGCTTACCGAATTGTGATCAAAGATCGCCGTGTGAAACTCAGAAAACATTGTTGAAAAAGTGGGAGTAATAAGAGAATCATTTCATTCCACTTTAACTGAAGATTAGTTCATGAGGACAATGCTGGTGAAAATCGTCCAGGACATGCTGAACTGTCCAAACAGTGATCCAGAATTTGTGAAGGCTAACATGACTGGTGATAAGCCCTGGGCTTATGGCCACAATCCAAAAACCAAGTTACAGTCGTCACAATGGAAGCATCTAGAACAGTGCTCTTCAACAGGGGTTCCGTGAGTTTTAAGGGTTCCGCGAGGGTTATTTAGGGAAATTGATTTCTTGCTTCAGCATTTTGATGCATCATTCCGATTTTTTTTAGATCACTGCACCGCATTCATACTCCAAGTAGGCCAGTTTGTTAAACAAGAAGTTGAGTGCagtcaacaacaaaataaaacattgatatAATTGTTGCGTCACTTGCTGTTAACAAGAACgttattgttgcatcacagTCATAGGATGTTGCCGATGTACAGATCAAAGAAGTACAAGCAGACTGAGTAGAGAGTGCAGACTGGAAGGGTGTCGATATGTGTGTGAGAATTGCATTAAGCAATGTTGAGCCTCGATTTAAGAAGAttgtaaaagaaaagaaacaaaaacagagTCATTAAATGTCTGACTTTATAACTTTTGTAATAActgtttatgttttgaaatgtctaattattttttgaagtgtAACAGTGTAAtaacgaaatattttattttctgaccAAGCAATTTGTAATTTCTAAACTTTTGTTAGTGGGGTTCCGTGACAAACGCGAAAGTACATGAGGGGTTCCGCATTgacaaaaaggttgaagaGCACTGATCTCGAATCACTAAGACTCAAAAAAGAAAGACAACTTCTCAGCAAGTGAAAGTGATGCCGATctgtttttttgatttacgaAGCATTGTGCATCACAAATATGCACCAAAGCGATTAATAAAGAGTAATACTTTAAGGTTTTACATTGCTTCAGTGACGCTGTATGAAGAAAGCACCTAGACAGGAAAACACTGGCAGAGCCCCCTCATGCCATCCAAGGTTTTTGGCCAAAAACAATATGGCACCTGTTAGGTAGCTTCCCTAAACTTAAGTAAAAGACTATGCTAAAAGGAACATCAGCCCCATAAAGATCGACGCCCGAACTTAGGAGCATTCCAGAGGAGGAGTTCAAGAGACGGTGACAATAGTGTGTGGACTTGCAAGgagattaaataaattttgtgataCTCAGTGTGTTGTGTTTTTATGCCCAACATTCTGATACATTTTGAACAGACCTCATTTACTATCAGAAATAGATCTATCTTACCCGAATACAAGGTGAGTTTTCATCTGCCCATTTGACACCCCTTTTGTTACCTGCAAGAAAAATACACACTCAAATTATGATCTATTTCAGTGTAGCACTTACTGCTcaaaagacaaaacaaaataacactaATCATGCCACGTTTTCTAGTGGAACCTTCACttgatttaaaactttctaTAACTTTAAAAGTTCCAGCCCAAGAACTTTATAAGAATACGAATTACGgtaattttttgaagtttcaaaatttggaTAGTTACACGAAGAAATTTAATGGCCTTTCAGATCTGAGCTTCCACAATAAATGTAAAgtaataaaaccttttttggGAACACGTCTTGGTGTTGGGGTTTTCGGTTTAGGTACCCTGAAGGCAGGTGAAGCAGATATTCGAGCTTCATCCCTCTGTTTTAGAATTCGTTGAACCTGGAAGGGATTTTAGCAACTCAGCCATTTTGTGCTGTGTTATGTTTATTTGACTGTTTAATATCacgaaattttttaaaattagaaaatgcTTACGGCAGGAGACACAGGAGGCACATTACTTGCGGTATGATTCATTTTGTTCACTTCTAGTTCTTTTTTTGGGCATCGCTTAGAAAAATCTGTTATAAAGATTATACAATATGCATACATGTAGTACTGCTTAAACACTTCTCTTAATTTCCATAAATCTTGGAGACAAACATACTTTATTGTTGAAACTACTTTATTATGAGTGTGCTTGGAAGATCATGTCAATGAACCTGATAAAAATGATTGTCTTCCTTGTAGAGTTTTGTTGTCATTATGCTGTGTATATCGTCCTTGTACCACTGAATAAAGTGAATGACGAAAACTTCCGGTTAAcggtttgataaaacttttcttttgtcCAGCGCAAGACATGCGAGACGTaactaaaacacaaaaataatataatgtCTGTAGtagaaaatacacaaaaatttgttagacaaaaattgaaacaaacacTTGAAAAACTAGTTTAAAGTTATATTGTAACAACGtgataataaaatacattttttgccaaaataattttgtgtgGTAATTTGGTTAATGAACTGCACCTTTCTTTCCGGACAAAACCCTCTTTGGTCCACCCATTGACATACGATGCTCAGAGGTAGCAGAGAGCTTTATCGGTACACGTCGACATAGTGAGGGCCTCCCGTCCGGAAGTAACAAAGTATTTGCTTTTGGTTCACCTTTCTGACTTTGCTGCAATTAGAAATATTACCTACCAACATATGTCGCATATggcaatttgtttttttcaaaaaacaaacacttaCAAATAGCACCTTTTTAAATATTCTGTTTGACGTCTTTACCCAAATAAATGCCTTTGCTTACATACCAGGATGACCAAAGTTAATACAGTTTCAGAGTGTTAGCACAGTTTTTAAAGTTACGTTGCTTACCTCAACCCCAGAAATTTTCTTCTGCATCAGTGCCTGCGTGATACCTTCATTATTAAGAATGCTTTCAAGGGCATCTGGGTCTGCTTTGAAGTCAAAGTCTAGCACATCATATTCACAACATTAAAGTGTACCTGAGATGATTTTATCAACAAACACTTATCAGTAGTATGCCAATCACATTTCATTATACATACCACTCAATTCACCCCCTTCGTAAATGCTCTTTTCATCACCTGAAACTATTACATGCATTATGTTAGATTAAACAGACCATGACATGTACGTTACAGGGTTTGGCTAAAATTTGCATGAAAAGAAATTCTGAAACAGAATTAATTACCAAGCTTCAATTACTGAAAACTGTGTTGACATTTAGTTGATTGACATGAACTTTTCAGAAATTGACTTATCAAGCCCTTTTGGCTATGTACTGGTATCACATTCTTAGAGAAATCATAACTGTGAGTAAAAGTGATTATGATTACCTGTCTCTCTTTCTTCCACTTTTTTAACATCTGCTCTGCATGGTTTGGCTTTGCTTAATGAAACAACAAATTCCTTATTGACAGCAGCACATGGTTTTGTATGAGCTGCTTTAATACGAGGAGAATTGCTTAAATTGCTCAAAGCAGCTCTCTCGGCATTTCTGTTCTTCTTTGGTAATGGCACAATCTCTTTAAAAATCGGTCCAGTAGATGATTTTTGAGTAAACCCACTGGTCTGTTGAGTTGACTGAAAGGCAGAAAACAAAccattaactaaaacaaatgATAATGTGAAGGAAACAGTCTGCAGTTAGACAGGTCAGGTGTATATTCTACCTTGGTGTCTTTATTTAGATGCAACTTGTCACTGGGCCGCTGTGGAGGCTCTGCGAAAGTAAATGTCAAAATTCACCAAACTCATAAAACAAGGCTTTTTATGATATTTGTCATTATGTAAAACAATTCGAATGAAAGCAGTGACCAAATTAAATTAGTATTTAATGTATTAGAATCAGTCAGAGGATGTTATCGCATTAGAAAGACATATTTCACCCGAAAGACATCTTCAGGTGATACGAAGGTACAAAAACAAGTGTGAAACAAGAATTGGAAGTTTTTAACTATTGCAATTGTTGTACAAGGAAAACGCAATGTAGAAATTGATAATCTTATTTGTATTATAATAGCTGATATAATAGCTGATTGATGCATAGCACTGATATTCAACAACGAttaaatgaacaaaacaaaacaggtttcataaaaagtttttgctaaCCTCGTGCCGACAAGCTTAATGCATTAGACTTAGATTTCAAACGATTTTTTGATTTCGTTACTCCCCCATTTAGAACCATTTTCCTGATACCTTGGCCAGCACCCAACCTGTTAACAGAGAATATTGCCAGGTGAGTGGGGTTGCTGATTCTTCCATTAtttagaagaaaaaaataagaaacCAAAATGGAGAATAAAAATCACATTTGCAAGCATAGGATTTGAGATAGTGACCCTCTTTCATTCAATGTAAAGCTGCTCACATACCGGTACTGACACCAACACTAAAACAGTGAGTTGGTACTACTTTGCGTATTAAGCTTTCGATATATTAGTCTCTGCTTTGGTGGcagcaaataaaattatatactTACTATTGTGATATCAATTTAGGTTGCAGTTAGAGCTGGAGAAGTGGGACCCTGTAACCTTGCAGGTATTTTAACGCCCAAGTTTTTGCGTTTAATTATATAGCATAGGCTGTGTCAACACCATGCCCATGTCACAAGACATAAATGGAAATACTTAATACTTTACTGATGTAACATTCTGCTTGCAAAAGTAAGGACATAGCAAGTGTAGGCTATATATGGTGTACAGCTGGCAGCTTCAGCAATCATAATTCAGTTTTTATATTAGCTTGTGCCAACTACAAACATCACCTTATTAATGCATATCCAAAAGAATTACCTTGGAATTCCGCTTAAGCTCGGCTTTATTGCTGAACTTTTGATGGTGGAGTTTGCAACTGAGCTTCTGCCACCATTAGCAAGTTCAGGCATTCTTGATAACCTTGTTTTAGACGTTGCAACAGCACTACACCTCGTAACACCTACCATTTTACAGTGATAGCCTGTTGTTATTTGCGAAAATAATGATAACCAAACCAGTTCCAGGTTGAATATCGAACACATTCACACATTAGGATATACATAAAATTAAGCTTGCACTTTGGCCtcttaaaataacaaaacttaaaTACTTATCTTATTTTGCTAATAGCAACAGCCTAGATGGAGTTACAGTACAATTTTAGGCCTATACATAATCAAACTCTTGActtaaaattcttcaataaaaaccGCTCAAGCCCGGTTGGGACAAGAAGCTTGAGGAGTAGGTAGAGCTTTTTTATCAACCATTAGAATAAGAAAGAGTAGGTCTCTCCCTCCAAATTGTGGAAAACAGTTTCATCAAGCTTGGCAGCCAATAGGTTCAAAATCACTCGAGCATAACCTTTTTCTCTTTAGGGTTCTAATGACTGATATAAAGGCTCTACCTATAAGGAGTAGGGGCCCGGTCTATATTTTGTAGCTGCTGACACCTGAGATAAATTTTGGGTAAAATTTCTGCACACTTGactttgtaaaataaatagtTGCCTAATAGTTTAAATTTACCTTCAAACAAAGGTTTGTTCGAATAGTACATTTATGTAATAATAGATATTATTGATGTTACAATCTTAAGCtaaaactttgcatttgtggtaTCTACCAAAGCGAGATGCTACCTACAGACCTACAATGCTTTGTGCTACAACGCCTGCTTGCAGCTACCACTTTAAGAAAGGAAACGCAAAGTCTATGCAGCTTATCAATATATTCAACCATGGGTAGTTTCTTACGAGGTGTAAGGCAGTCACAATTTTTTGGATATTATCAAGTGGCAGGTGAGTTCAATTGCTAAAACACTTTGCACAAATAGGCAATGGACATACATTTAATAGGGAAAAATTCACAAGTAACACTGTGAAACATGTTTAGAATCATAGAAGCGTGACAAGTGAGCAAGGCTGGCTATTTAGCCATAAGGATTGGCTAAATTTCGATAAAAATTGCTGAAAATTTATCCGGGCCACAGCATGTTTTAGTAAGGCGTTTGATAAATCTAAGTTATAAGCTAGTTATAAGTGTTAGCTTAAAAATGCAGTGGAGTAAGATTGGATAGGTGTACACTTAGCAAGTCGTTGCAAACCTCAGTTAGCGCGTTTGCACATCCGAGATCTCGGCGAATCTTGCCATGAAGTACAAACCAGGTAAAGACTGCTGGACTAGCCTATAGACCTGGCTAGCCTAAGGCCCTAAGCTACGGTATCCGGCAAAAAAGTCTAGTTTTATAGCTAAAACTATCATGTAGCCTACACTCTGAAACTAGgctaatggcgaaaaataaacaatacaatatacaATAAACTGGTTGGCCGGTACGGTAAAAGTCGGTAAGCTTGTCTGCCTGTATGCTAGCTAAATATCATGGtataaaatcatttcaaaGGCTAGGCATTGGTTCTCAAATATGCTCGTACGCTATTCGCAGGCTGCAACTTTCGGGCAAAACACGCTGCCTTTTAACACaacctttttaaaatatttccatatATCCGAACAAATATTCAGCATGACTAAAACAGGGCTAGCTTATCTTTAAAAGAGGTTCAAAACAAACGCCGTTACGCGAGAATGAAGATGTGGTGAAGCAAATCGTCAGTCTATAGATATCTTAACACACAGTTTGTTGATGCATAAATAATTCTTTGGTTGTCATATCTGTGGTCCACGACAGTCAAGGCTCATAAAGGTAAAAGCcgaaattttgattttatttgctgCATCATGATAACGACGATTTCCCTCCTTTGCAGCGAAATTATTGATTTCGGAAACGATTTTCGTTTACCCCAAAAGGGTGCTCTCGCATTTCTGTATCAAGCATGAATTATGTGTAATGAATTATATTCCTGTAACTAATTATATTGCAGTATATCTCCTTTTAGGAAAATGTATATGTAATCATGCTGTGGAAATATAAAATAGATTGCAATAGAAAGTATTACGACAAAACGGATgtaatgaaaacataatttgagAACAATTCATATAAAAGCATAATATAGCCCAGTTTACtgaacaaaattgaaaaaatgacaacacgggaaatttgattttgaaagaaatataACACTGGATCATATCTCACtgcaaaaattaatatttcaaaTGACTAAGAAACGGTAATAGGCAAATTGTCTTTCGCAAGTAGCGCAATTAAGTTAATTAACCTGAAAAAACATGGAAAAATTACAGAAATTGGCAAAAGTTCCTAGGTTGCATATCGCAGCAAAACCAAAATGTACGCACAGTTAAAACctgataaaaatttatatgaTGTAAAATCGAATTTCTGTCTTTTTCGAAACTTCTCCATTCGCACTCTTGGATTGAATTAGAAACCCCAAAGGTCCATCATCATCGTACCGATTATTATCCGTGCTTTCACCGCCCGAGGCCCACGAACTTACACTGCTgtttttatgcaaattttgacAGGAAGGTTTCAAGTTGGGGTCCACGCATGACTGCTTTCGTGGCCTGTGGATCGGTTTATTTAACCTGCAACATATTAGCGTTTTGAATCACCGAGAACATGCGGAAAAATGGCTAAACGATGTAACTTCACTGGTTTTGAAGCAGAAAGCTAGGTAAATAGCGACAAGAAGCTTGTTAACGAAAATGACAACAGTTTCAAGGAAATTGCTTCAACTGTCACAAGTTCACGGAGACGTAGTTGGCAATGTTTAACATCAAATGTAACTAAAGTAATTTTCATCGGAGCCACTAAAGAAAACCATGACACATTGCAAACTCAGTAACTAGTCGCAGATGCTGGGTTGAGATACTGGTCAAGAAGAAACTAACCATGACCCACCTCAAAACTAAACATATCACTTGAGCAGAGGCAATAACTATAAAAAGGAATCCAACTATGCCAAAGATAAGTTTGGTGTGAACGTCATCCAACCAGGTTCCTGCCGATGTCCGCACGATGTCGCTTGGAGCAAAGGATACCACCTCTTCGGCTGCTGGATAATAGTTTACCAGCACACAATAAACAACGCAAGAAATACTGTACTTCACGGTAGGGTACGATTACAACATCTATACGGCCGAATGTAAATGCAATGCAATGCAAAATACGTTTGTTTGCAACTTACTTTACTGTCTAATTCAATAGGTTAATGCGTAATATAGTGCAGGTATTGTATCAGCAACTTACCTGTGTTATGCTTGTATATGTCATACAGCGACTTGATTTCGAGACTATTCTTCAGTTTTTCAACAGATAAATCTTTTTGCCACGAATAAAAAGTTAAGGACTTTGCGGATTCCGGCATTGTAAACGCGTTCTCGCTAAACCGTCCTAAACGAGAATAAGAAATTTACTGTGAGTACAACAGAGAATGTTGTTTAAGCTTTTCAATTCAAAGCATTGCCATCATTTGAAACCTTCCAGACCAAAGCATCAGATCTGgctcattttttaaaactaacgGAAACCGTAAGCGCAAGTGCTTTCATGAGTTACCTTTAATGCCCTTCGCTTCAAGCCATACAAACAGAGCAGGCGAGGTACTTCTTAGAACAAATCGAAATTCGTCATCCTTAGATTTGGCCATTCCTTCAACCTGTAAcataatttatgaaaatgtaTACAATCGTGAAATACTTGCAAAACGAACaaaagttgtaagttttgtgatATTATCGTGAAACATTTTATGCAAAAGCATGAGAAAAAGTCGCTGAGTCACCTTTCTTTACGCAAACACTTGTCTTTTCTGTGTTgtcaaagtaaacaaaaattttgcaaatgttgGGAGGCAAGACTTACAGTGAAAACAGCTTTTCCGAGCCCGTCTACGTCCTTCAACGCAACTGGGAAAAAGAAGCTCATCGGAATGGACGTCTGGTTGAGAACTTCGAGAGTGAGGTAGCACACTTCCTGTACAATAAATAGAATTTAATTAGAAATTGCTCAAGATCAAATGTgactaaaagtaaaaatacaaactccTGCAATGGAATGTTGGGCCAGAATGTTATCGGTATTTGTTTCAAAGCTTTGGTGACAGACTTTCACACTGATAACTAtagttattgttattaaacATCTCCTAACAATGCGTTAAGGCCAATAAACATGGTTTGACCAAGCTACTAGTAATATCTTCTCTTGGTGAAGGTGAACGTTTAACCAATcacaataaaattgaaataaattatatcCAATGTGCGGAAAAACACCATGTTAACACACAATAACTGGACTCAATTACCTTGTACGGACAACCCCCTTCGTGTAAGATTTGACCGAGACTTTCCTCGGCCAGTTTGACAGATCTGTGTGGCAGTATGTTGACCTGATAAGTTTTCTGCCCAGTAAACCCAAAGCTAATCCACGATCTTATGGTAAGAACCATGGTGCCATATACAGGATTGTTGACATCCGATGCCgcatacatttttaaaatggtATCATCATCGTACATTATCAAGGATATTGGTGCAAAGAACTTGGTTGCAAAGTAATGTAATGCTTTCCATTTTCCACCATACTCTGCAGAATGACCATTGAAATAGGTCGATAACTGATTGAATTAGACTCAATATACCCAAATACAGTAATAATTGTAGTAAGTAATTGTTTGTTGTGTTGGTGTTAAATGCGATGTGTGATTGCGAACTGCAAACTCTgattctgttgttttttacAACTAAAATAGCTAATTCGTCTTTTGCTCATTGAACTTAAGTTTCACTAAAAAGTTTTCGTTGAATTTCTTcatgttaaacaaaaattacacaGACACACAgcgttataaattttaaaatgattgaatgaggttaatataaaacattttgcatttattaaaCTAGTGGCAAAGTGTACCAACCTATGGAAGACCAGGTGGGGGCTTGCCAAATGTCATTTAATTGCCAGTATAGGGCTCCCATCGTATGGCCAGCACCATTAACAGTTTCGTTTCTACTCTTTCGATAGAATTCAGTTTGAGCTTTGTAACAAAGACCTTGCATAATCTGaaacatatacagtagctcagttgttttaaaataaatacacaaattatttttgcaatatgatgTACTTCGGTTTCGCGTAAGGGAGCACAGATAGTTCTGCTGAAAGCATCAAAAGATACTGTTCTAACAGCTGTTTGCTTAGTCAACACGAAAAAGGCAACTGCAGAAGTTCTGTTTACCACAGCAGTTGCTTAGCTAGGCTTTTTGTGGAAATATTCgagtaaataaaatgaaatctaTCTTTCCTATGAGGTTAGTGACACATACAAAACCAAATATTGATGAATCAGACTAAAACGCCTAGCTAAGCGCGTTAACCTAACCTGTGTAAGATAAATTGTATCCTTAAAAACTTGAGTAGAATTGCCGACATTTGGCATATTAAAGTGCATAGCAATCTGATTAAGCATTTCTTGGTTGCCTGTGGCATGATGTTGACGATGATCTGACCAATTAGAGTTCATCTTCCGGTCTTCAGCAACCGTCACTGGCACGATGGTTTCAAAAGACGGCCATGACTGAAAGCCATATTCTGACGCAAACCTGGATAGTTTGCAGTTATTTGAGTTAATAGCAGTGAAAATAGAAGCTGGAAATTCATCATCAGTAACGAATGACTACATTTTCCATTACTAGCATTGCACACCGTGTTGCTGGGTACTTTGTGATGTCCAAGCAATCAtcattgtaattgtaataatGGACATCTCCATTGTTAGGGTCATATGGATTCTTGGCGACCCAACCTTCCTGCTTTGTCTCGAGGCCATTGCTCGGGCTTGAAGTGGCAAATGGCCGAGTGGTGTCCAAGCTTTTTACCGTTTTATGTACGGTGTCTAATACAGTGAATTTTTGCGTTAAACATAAAACCTGAAATAGATTGCAGTGTTTGGGATACTTACCAACGTATAGCGACAAATAGTCTTGCTTATAACGGTCAAAGTGCTCAGTGGTATTGTACCAGTCTGTGGATAAAGCAGCTTCATTTTCATTATTTCCTGCCCAGATCACAATGGATGGATGGTGTTTCAGAGACCACATAGCTTGGTCAATTTCCTACAAAATGTTAGAGAATGAATTAAATCTtgagcaaaaaaaaacttattttcatATCAAAAATACTAATAATACTCAGACTTAGAATGTCAACTACCTATTAGTAATGAAACGTAGTTGTGATTGTGACAAAATACATTGCTTACTGCTTCAGCCTTCAACACTAAGGAGTATCatgtaattttttgttgacTACATAAGACGTATGTATGAGTACTTCGCTTTAGTTTGGTCCAGTAATATGTATgttatattatttacaaaGTAGCGTAGCTGAAATTGCGCAAACGGTATGAGGGAAAGACTTGGATGCCGACCAAAAAAAGAGATTTAATCAAAACTCTCACGCTTTTGGGGGATTTCCCGAAAGTAATGGGATATTATATTAGTGAATAGGGATgcgccgatacgaacccaaaacCGAACAGAATCGCCGAaaatcgcctttatggaagattcgggcgaacacgaataccaacaatagCGAACCCGAAtgcaatattacttataaatttactgacttttgttaaaaattatgatctaatttcccgacaaagctaaactagagtcagcagtacttataatgaaggtcgttttcctaacgattttgctttttcaatcgttttttaaacactatttttcgaaagaaagcaatttgtttatcgattacatcatgttacaagtaagacttgacaaattttggatgaaattttattgtttggttctaatacgaatagactcgggattcgttcgtgtcgacctttaTGATATTCGgtttcgcacgaacccgaataatcttcctcacGGCACATCGCTATTCGTGGATTCTTTCTTGTTGGAGTGGCCCTATTGTGTGATAACGGATGACTCTGTTTGCAGTAAACATTGAGCACAATACTGTACCTGCACCATTTCGGTTTGGTAAACCACCTGTTGTTGGCAAGTGGTAAATGAACTTTTCTTAATAATATTTTGGGATTAATtcgtttgcaaaattaaacatttaacgCTTTGCCAAACATTTAAACGaacaaaagttaaacattTCCCCTCTAAGATTTACTAATTTTAATTGCCAAAACTTGCTATTCGTCGTGATACATtggtaaaaaacaaaacagtttaaTT comes from the Clavelina lepadiformis chromosome 5, kaClaLepa1.1, whole genome shotgun sequence genome and includes:
- the LOC143460640 gene encoding uncharacterized protein LOC143460640 isoform X1, which codes for MCSIFNLELVWLSLFSQITTGYHCKMVGVTRCSAVATSKTRLSRMPELANGGRSSVANSTIKSSAIKPSLSGIPRLGAGQGIRKMVLNGGVTKSKNRLKSKSNALSLSAREPPQRPSDKLHLNKDTKSTQQTSGFTQKSSTGPIFKEIVPLPKKNRNAERAALSNLSNSPRIKAAHTKPCAAVNKEFVVSLSKAKPCRADVKKVEERETVSGDEKSIYEGGELSDFDFKADPDALESILNNEGITQALMQKKISGVEQSQKGEPKANTLLLPDGRPSLCRRVPIKLSATSEHRMSMGGPKRVLSGKKVTSRMSCAGQKKSFIKPLTGSFRHSLYSVVQGRYTQHNDNKTLQGRQSFLSDFSKRCPKKELEVNKMNHTASNVPPVSPAVQRILKQRDEARISASPAFRVPKPKTPTPRRVPKKGNKRGVKWADENSPCIRKNLAAHFLQDSPANKSPERPILIKTPVSILKSRKHCKRNSLTPPMKKKDKFEFTKKENKDPEDDVVIEVVSPQVINDKQSEPDNVKSKAQTQSDVESLNPATQQNAVEVNQVLKILNRHVSSVKRRSVQTELSKVMQNIATSLNLPSLKYDVIDEEDEVANDSTQIKISEKNKIGAVQEKTSPTHTAIPLAMNVTPESIQDIRENGDEEENKSLDEIALETERINKELEFLKLQKEKLNAFQEQVKNHSRESMYRRANATKSVAAVSNPVLSEKLPVQCSSVKSLQPKGTNSNELCNNSWEKILKSEMDSSPKIELSEKNLHSKVDDTAGRVMQTKALHISPPANANQQRAENNSSKSITNQDVNQLPNSTEPSLDYPDKVTGAVNDNAYSIINEAMDKYANLFNNARQHLTSLSNKKLQEGPVLAKSNTFAEASMNNILPKSNKAAEHYSLPSTTPIVKYFSQTKFPISTSSPNDCSTSNSSSSSSLFGRSSKLDTSAVTTIESHMNFKTFSSSNSPGSNNDNIPFTKAPANQSGTTAHSNHLTSKQNFSEKSEGEDDKENNIQNRQDSKIKDPCALNTDEVFAPTPLYPLPPQTPAAFRALRLRSQTSKTRPSPFKENPRAHIKEQFAQALLDEEVSLLTCRVVRPSTLLLPKPLQDPVAKSLSGGDATHFVPILKTPSSTPKHARRSSFGGSAFSKFLRS
- the LOC143460640 gene encoding uncharacterized protein LOC143460640 isoform X3 → MCSIFNLELVWLSLFSQITTGYHCKMVGVTRCSAVATSKTRLSRMPELANGGRSSVANSTIKSSAIKPSLSGIPRLGAGQGIRKMVLNGGVTKSKNRLKSKSNALSLSAREPPQRPSDKLHLNKDTKSTQQTSGFTQKSSTGPIFKEIVPLPKKNRNAERAALSNLSNSPRIKAAHTKPCAAVNKEFVVSLSKAKPCRADVKKVEERETVSGDEKSIYEGGELSDFDFKADPDALESILNNEGITQALMQKKISGVEQSQKGEPKANTLLLPDGRPSLCRRVPIKLSATSEHRMSMGGPKRVLSGKKVTSRMSCAGQKKSFIKPLTGSFRHSLYSVVQGRYTQHNDNKTLQGRQSFLSDFSKRCPKKELEVNKMNHTASNVPPVSPAVQRILKQRDEARISASPAFRVPKPKTPTPRRVPKKGNKRGVKWADENSPCIRKNLAAHFLQDSPANKSPERPILIKTPVSILKSRKHCKRNSLTPPMKKKDKFEFTKKENKDPDDVVIEVVSPQVINDKQSEPDNVKSKAQTQSDVESLNPATQQNAVEVNQVLKILNRHVSSVKRRSVQTELSKVMQNIATSLNLPSLKYDVIDEEDEVANDSTQIKISEKNKIGAVQEKTSPTHTAIPLAMNVTPESIQDIRENGDEEENKSLDEIALETERINKELEFLKLQKEKLNAFQEQVKNHSRESMYRRANATKSVAAVSNPVLSEKLPVQCSSVKSLQPKGTNSNELCNNSWEKILKSEMDSSPKIELSEKNLHSKVDDTAGRVMQTKALHISPPANANQQRAENNSSKSITNQDVNQLPNSTEPSLDYPDKVTGAVNDNAYSIINEAMDKYANLFNNARQHLTSLSNKKLQEGPVLAKSNTFAEASMNNILPKSNKAAEHYSLPSTTPIVKYFSQTKFPISTSSPNDCSTSNSSSSSSLFGRSSKLDTSAVTTIESHMNFKTFSSSNSPGSNNDNIPFTKAPANQSGTTAHSNHLTSKQNFSEKSEGEDDKENNIQNRQDSKIKDPCALNTDEVFAPTPLYPLPPQTPAAFRALRLRSQTSKTRPSPFKENPRAHIKEQFAQALLDEEVSLLTCRVVRPSTLLLPKPLQDPVAKSLSGGDATHFVPILKTPSSTPKHARRSSFGGSAFSKFLRS